A window of Etheostoma spectabile isolate EspeVRDwgs_2016 chromosome 24, UIUC_Espe_1.0, whole genome shotgun sequence genomic DNA:
GATCTAATTTATTCATCATGTATTTGCCATGCCAGCATAAAAGCATAGTTGTAGTCTAAAAAAACCACAGAGCTAAggtaaaaccaaacaaaaagagcagcccattggtttgtggataaaaaaggaagaaaatctATTGGAAAGCTAGCCTTTTAGCGCTTAACTCGACATAACTGCAGTGGTTATCCACAATTAGGTGCTAATAAGCCAGTGCAGCCACAGGGAACATACAAAACGGGAACAACTCTCACTACAGggacatatatataaaaaaagaaaacctaacGAGAAAACAGTTTGTCCAACAATTCAGCACATATCAGGAGATCATACGATtaaaaccaaccaaccaacaaacAGAAATGAATGTCATGTCACATTGTAAGCAGACATGTTTATCAGCCATTCTTTTGCAGATACAGTTACAAGCCACGTTGCTGTAAATTAAGACTCTCACACAGTTGATCTTTAAGACTAGCGTCTGGTATCTAGTAGCTATTTCTTGCATTCAGAACCACATCAATTCTAAATGAACATTATGCATGAGTTCCCCTTCCCGTTTATCCTCATACAAGTGGAATGTGATGCGTTAAATCACTGTACAAATGCTTTCTTAGACAAACACAACCACTCAAACCTTAGCCTTCATCTAAGACTAAACAAAACAAGTCCATATTGAGTGATtgaaaaatgaatgagaaaCAAATAAAGAGTGACTGGGTGTGAATGAGGAATCATCTTAGAACTCAGTTTTTTAAATCCCATTCGGAGGGCTGGAAGGGTCGCTGATAGACGAAGACAGTCAATCAACTACAACTGTAGAACCTGTGGgggcaattgtgtgtgtgtgtgggggagggggggtcatGTTGCAGTGAGGGACCGTGGGAGAACACTGGATGCTTATGAGATTGATGGGAGGAATGGTTTGGATTTTGCAGGGTATGTGAATCCGTGGCAGCCTGCTCATAAGCCCTGCTTGGCCAGGGCAGCGGTGACGTCCTGGGCCAGCGTGGACAGCTGGGGCGACTCCAGCACGTTGATGCTGCCGGAGGAGGACAGGTGAGGGGAGGTGCCTCCCGTCCCGACCCCAGGGGAGTGGGTGATGATGATTTCAGCGCCGTGATCCACCCGGGCTTTGGCCGTTTCCCGGAAGCTCAGCTTGTGGCTCTCGATCTGTTGGgtgcaggaagaagaagaaagaaaaaaaaaacgagttAAGGTCAGGGGTGTATTCTCTTCTTTACAGAAACTGGCAGTGACAGGacgctgtgtttgtgtgcttcttgttttgttttaccatAACATTCCCTCCTCCAGGAGTGTGGCTGGCGTTGCCCAGGGAGCCGACCTTGGCATGGGCCTTGTCTTTAAAGTCCAGCTTCACATTCTCAATGCGCACATGACCTCCCCCTGGGAACACGAcagaaggagaggaaaaggatCAAGCCCACGGGGCATCACTCGCCTGCAGGATTCTCCTGAGCAACACTCAGGGCAAACAACCGCAGCGTGCACAGGGCAAGGCACGGGAAGAACACACTTTATCTCTTTACCATcatgacacatacagtatcacACAGGGTGTGGCAATGTGgacaaaatcatcatcatcaggaaTCTTTTCCTATTTCTCTCATCATGGGAAAAATATGCAAATCACAACTGAAGCCTAAAGCAACCAGGCGCCTTCCACTTTCCTGCATTACATGAGATCAAACTTCATTTATgtataaaaacactttaataaccattttttttatacaattcaAGGCAAGATAAAGACaatttagtttataaaatggCGTATTAAATATTGGTTATACACAAGGGTCAGTAATTTCATAAAGACCTAGCATCTAtgttcatttaaaacaagcatcCTGGAATGCATGTTAGATGTCAATGTGTGTAAAAATAGATGATCAATTGCTGAAATTAGCATAAACTCACAAGAGGTCAAAACAGGAGGGTATACACCAAAAGGGCAACACATCGGTGGTAGAAAGGTTTGTATGTGAAGAAAGAAGAATGTAGAGGAAGTACATGCAACcctacaaaaactacaaaaactgcCGTACCCGGTCTGTGGCGGATGTTAGACATGGAGCCACATTTGGCGGTGATGTGGCTCAAGTCGATCTTCTTGGTCTGGATTTGGATCTGTGGGGCGGCAGCAGAAATCACGTTAGcataaaagtgtaaaaaaaaaagatatgtataTTAAAACAATATACTTTGGAGAGATGGAAGCTACAGGCAGGATAcgtgaaaaaaaggaaagtatgATTAAGTCAATCAAGAGACACAGAGGTGCTGATGTCGGTTCCCCGGAGACAGGTTCACATGAAGAGGGAGCAGCAAcagcacagacattaaacaaACACAACGCAGGCTGTATGGGACGCTACAGGGAGCAGGTGCTTCAATTAAACTTTATTGTCCATGGGTGATATGAATTAGTGCGAGCGCAAACACAGTTCCAAAGATAGAGAGACAGCACCGCATGCTGTGAAGGGGTGTTTCCATCAAGATGTTATACACTATGCAGAGAGACGGTATGCTGTGTGCCTCGGGCAAATATTAAACATATTAAATGCAGagtacaaaaacacagttgATACAGATGTAAACTATAGTTCACTAGGATTATTTACATGCCAAAATGGATAGGTTCAATGTGTTCTGCCGAGTCACTCACGTTTCCCCCGCCTGCTGCGTGCTGGATTTTGTCCAGGGAGCCACATTTAGCCTGAACGTGGCTAAAGTCCAGTTTAACACTTGGAATCATGACCTGGGAAAGACAGGGTGACTTTTTTatgcaaacagaaaacactgagagcaaagaggagaggggggggagggggcttaAAATGTCCCCCGTCCCCTTCCTGCTCCAAATAATCCTGCGTAAGTGTCCCAAATTTAAATCCACGACCTATCAATCTGTCAGCACTCACTTGGGGGAATTAGAATTTTCGCCAATCCAGACTACAGAAAACAATCTGAAGCCTTTTGTGGATGGAGTTTAGTTTTTATGCAGGGTGGATAAAGGCATTTATCAGAGAGCAGAAGCTGCACTTGGGCATTGAGTCTTGAACTTGTTGCAGCAGCCTGAAGCGAGTTTCATAATAAGAAGAATGGCACCTAATGCATACCAAAACATAGCACTTGGAAAGTTGGGGTTTTACTTCTTGGTCAATGAAAGAAGTAACATGGATGTATTGTACTTTGGCAGAActctttgttttgctttaaagATGGGTAGACAGATGAACACATaaatgtagagagagagagagagagagtgctaCAACAGTCCCCgctgaaaagagaaagaaaggaaagagaaaaagacaaagaaaagagaaaggcgTACGTACATTGCCTCCTTTGGGCGAGTGCTTCAGATTATCCTTGGAGCCGCACTTTGACTTAACATGACTGAAGTCCAGCTTCTCCTGTAAAATCTGAAcctaaaacaaaatcaaatttaagaaaaataaaagcctaTATGTGCCTCATTTAGATTATTGTGGGATGGGCGAGCCATGTGTCTTTACATGCATTTACCACTTCTTTCTGGCTGAAGTCATTTTACACTGatgctaaattaaaaatgtaaaaggtaACAGAGGTGGTAATTAATATCATCAAGCCAAAACCTACAAGTTGAAAACAAATATatccattatatatatatataaataacttaACTGAAGCTCAATTGTGGATTAATTCAAGCAATGCCTTGTGCATCATTCTgttgttttgtaaaataaaaaaacaaaaactaaatgccTACTCCATTGTTCAAAGGGCCAAAAATGAACACAGGGagaatgagaaaataaaaggagAACGAGGTTTAGGGGAAACACACAAGAGGCCTGACAGCACGCCCCTGTCTCCGCTCGACACGGACCTGACCTGGATTCTCTTGACAGCTCTTCCTCTTACatgtgtgcacgcacacacatatggacacaCACTGTTCTTACTGTCCATTTGGGGTGTCGTTTTTTTTGCATTCCTACACTTCCTTCTCGAGCTGTTGCAGCTCAGACATCTGCAAGGTCGACCAATGACAACGCATCTCTGCCGTGGGTCGGAGAGAAACGGACACTCATCTGCcctgtatgtctggcacatgttgcagaattgacaataaagttgactcGACTCAACGTGACTGAACCCAATGGCAATCTTGTCAAACTAAGAATATGTAGATTTCAAAATCTATTGTACTGTCAATTTATCAATCAAGTGTTTTGATgatcaatttgtttttgttttgttaaacaaaaacacaaaagttcaCTGGTCCAGCCTCTGTAGATATCTACCATTTTTGCTAAAATGGCTAGTCTGCCATTTTATGGATTATTCAATACTAAACGTATTATTACCATTATTCCTGGCAGCCAAAGCTTCATGTAATTATTTAAATCTTTGTTACGGTGGTGGAGACAAATCACCCACATTACCGCAAAACATCCCCAAAGCACTGTGGCTCTAGTCTTATTTTCATTGGGTGCAaatgcaatattttattttgaaataggtCTGTTAATGTCAAAATGAAGTGACATTAAGACATTATATGATGTTAAATATGTCATTAAGTGTTATTTTAACatatcatattttttatttttgtaaaatgtctgcCTCTATGTCACATTTCTCATTCACATTAGGACTGCCTGTTGCCTTGGTTATGTGATCACACATTTGCAGTCTATTAGTTGACCACGCATCTGTTACATGCCACAGACAGAGATGAGAGGACCTGAGTGTGTGCACGTTACCCTTTTTCAGTCAATGATAATATCTCCGGGTGACATTATAAAGTGGAGAACCTTGCACCTCTATTCAAATTGTCAGCACGCATTCCCTTCAATTCAAGTGAATCAGAAACCGGGCTCTTTTTTTAGGATGTAGCAAGCGACCGATgcgaagagaaagaaaaaaagaaaagaaaaagtgatgCAACTTCTCAATAAGTAATTCCGTTCCGTCTGCAATTATTAATACTCGGAGCCGGAGGGAAAATCCTGCACGGCCAGGATGACAGCAGATCCCCAGGGTGAATGATTGTGCAGGTTGACTGCTCCTCGGAGGCAACTGAAGGAATATTCTGAAGGGAATGGCTGCGGTTTTAAATCTGCTTTTAGGACTAAGCGCTGAAGCTGATTCGCATCCATCTTCGATACGGAGAAACTTGAGAGAGGTAAGAGGATGAAGACAAAGGGAAAGTCAGGGGAAGACGCCGGAGGCAGGTGATGACGGAGAGGATGTGACGACAGGGGTGTAGAGGCAGTGAGAGGGAGTGAAGATGTGAAcagagatatttttaaacatttctacaattcagagagagacagagaagaagagggttCTTACAAATGGTCCTATATAATAAGTCAAAGGACTGTTCTTAtacagcgcttttctagtctcaacaactactcaaagcgcttctacatggtacaggaaccattcagaCACTGAGGCtgtcgtacaaggtgccacctactcatcagataaacactcaaacacatttgCACTCCGATGACTCAGCAACGAGAACAACTCAGGGTTCTGTGGCCAGGGATCGatccaccaaccttccaatacGGCAGGtgactgctctaccactgagccacagccgcccctggtCAAATACGTGATCAATTTAGCTTTGGTTTTAATGTTCCTATTTCCTGCATCTGTCTTTTTACGTGTATTGTTTTATCTTTTAGAAGCACATTGTATTGCATCTTGTGTGtacaaatattatatattttgaatAGCTACAATAAAGGTGTAAACAGTATTTTCAAAACTACACATAAACTTAAACTATTAGAAGTTGAATGTAATGCAATTATTTGTCTTCTAatagtatgtttttttattaaaaaggtgTACATTACAACTTTGTCATTTACTGCCCCCATGTGGCAGCAATGGGTAAATGTGTGGCATTTGAAAGTTTAAAGGAGTtctttaccaaaaaatatgatgaaTATGATGTCAGTTCATTACATATCTATGTAAATCTATGTCTTTCTCCATGCTGTTTACATACTATGTTGTAGATTGCTAAAAGAAATGCCTGTGTGCTGTAAAGATGTCCTGCTACAAAAGTGGATGGATTCTGTTTAAAATTTTGCAGACTACAGATTTAACTTGGACCTTGATCTCATGTGATACTAAGCGATTTTCACACGAGAATCTGACATTCTATTTGAAATCCCGAGTTTGATTCAATACTACTATACTATACGTCATGTTTCAACATGGCCTGTTACCTGTCCGCCTTTCGGCTGGTGCTTGAGGTTGGAGGTGGACCCGATCTTGGACTTTACATTCTTCAGGTCAGGCAGGGGCTGATTAAGAACCTTCAGCTGCCGTTGAGCTGAGGATGGAGACTTGGGCGGGGTTCGGATGACCGCCACCTTCTTCTCCTGGAGGATGCTGAAGGACTTGGGCGTGTGGCTGCCGGGGGTGCGAGAGCCGGGGGTGCGGCAGGCGTAGCTAGGGGGTGTGCCGGGTGTGACGGCGCAGGAGCCGGGGGTGGAGGCACCGCTACGGACTGATCGGGAACGTGCAGACTCTGTACCTTGAGAGAAGAAGAGATATCTTTGGATTAGGAAACGAGATATGAAATGGAATAAAAACCCCGTAATGAAAACACAGGTGggaaaacagagacaaataGAGACAAAAACATTAGAGCAACAGATGGATTGGAGTGTATGAGCCTTCATCTGggtctgatgatgatgatgatgatgatgataaggAAACAACACTCATGGAGCGGTCAACACTGCCCTGTTGGAACTAAATTTGCTCAGtttccacaaaacacacaacccaGGTCAAACAAGAATGTTTGACAAGGAAGTTGTGAAAGCACACACAGGCAACCAAATTCATTCAACGCTGGTGGCTTGTTGCTGGGATACTGGGGCAAATCCAATAGGATATTAGTCGACAACATCCTGAATAAGAACAAGAAGTAGCAACCTGTCGTTATGGATCTCACCTGTTGCTCTGATAAGGTCACACTGCAGGTTTGACAAAGCCAAATTTATATACAGTgagtgtttgtatatatatatttatatatatatatatatatatatatatatatgcactgTACATAATAATCTAATGAAATTAAGACAATATTGggaaacaaaactaaacaagCTTGCAAATTGACCTTCCTTCTGATTGGAAGATTATCTTCTTTTAACTTTAAATGGGCAGAAATTAGATAGATACAGCAAATCAAGCATGTTTGGCATAATGCAACCCGGTTATGTATTAAGAGGGGAATGCAACTTAAGGAGACTTAAATAATTAACTATTTTAAGACTTTCTGAAACCTGCAGACACCCTTCAGTATAATGTGTGAAcaagatgaatgaatgaaggctTTGTCAATGGATGATGCTCGTTTCTATACAGAATGTAAATCCTTATTTTGGAgttctttggaaaaaaaacactttacactAATAACCAGATGTCATATGTTGACGAGGTTTTGATGGGTCTAACAGGACCTACTCGGTGCTATAGCCTTCTTGCTTCTATCTGTACGTGTGTTTGGTCTCTTTTGTCATATGCCGGTCAACACTGACCAAACATACAACAgctcttgtttgtttgtctgtttctgtgtgtcttgtaagtgagctgcagacattgttcttgctgttgtgtctctctccttcccGTATTTCCTCTCCTTGTTTTGGTGTGGTTGCAGGGAGGGATCATAGAGGAAGTGCACTGTGCACCTTCTTTGGcatgtgtagtgtacttttctgtataatGTCATcagaccaatgttttgcactgtgtttaaacaaagaaaaattgggtctcaaaaaaataaataaaagagctACTAGGTGGTCTACCTGCCATACCAGGGGCTCTTCCAGACCTGCTGTCCCCCCTGGACTGGATCGCTTTCAGAGGGGAGAGGCAAAAGGACAAGGAGGAAAAAGGGGCAGATTAAACAAGGTGATAAAGGAAAATGGGGGGAAGAGAAGAGCGGGGAAGGGAGTGTATGGTGCTAAGAGTTAGATTTTAATTAAGTAATTAAAAAGATGGGGTAAAGGAGTCATATGTATAAATGCAGGAGTATAAAGAAGCAATCTGCTGGTTCATTTGGGAGGCAAACAAGCTGGAAGGTTCTGTGTTGCGCATCTGTGTGCATATTCTTACAGGTTGGCCTGGAGGGGGTGCTGTCTTCTTGTTCAGCAGCAGGGATGTGGCGTGTCAGAGATTTGGCCGGCCTGGGCAGGGACGACCTCTTTGGGCTGCGGTACGCTCTCTcctgaatgaacacacacacactgaggagTCAATACTGGGGCTCAAGCACATGCAACGTGCATGGACATCGGTTACCTATCAGCCTGTCAATCCCTGTTTCCCTTTCATTTTACCTTCTCTGCCCATTCGTTTGACAAGGGGGATGGGCTGGAACATGCAGAGGAGCAGCGGGCCTCATTGAGCTCCGCCTGCACCAAGGGGCTCCGCTTAAGGCTACAGGCAGAGCCAGGCCGGGGGGGCTGGTGATCGGATCCCCGGCGCTGAAATGCCATCTTTAACAGAACGGCCCGCGTTGGGCTCTGGAGGGCCCGACAAGAGGCAGGAAAGCATGCAGGAGGATGTGCGAGCAAGGTGGTAGCGGTGACAAACAGATGGAGAAATAAAGAAGAGAGATGGGATGAGGTGGAGGTGAAGGGAGCGACATACTACATGCAAGTGAACTGTATGCTTTGTTATTTCACAGAATctatttttagcatttttgcCTTGGATGGATGGAGATATTCACACAAAGGACATAAATCATGAGACTAGGCCTACTAGACAGATGTAGAACATGAACTTTGCCCCTGTCTTGCATATTATGATTAGTAAGATAAGTAAAATAGTAAACCTGTACATGACAGTCTGTCTGCCTACTCTCATTTGATTTCTATACTCACAGTTGTCCTCTGTCGGGACTGGCACAAGGACAGAGGCAGGCATGCAAGACAAAATGAACGTgcacaaagagagaaataataaagacacaaatgtaggaatttaaaaaaggaagaacatATCCAGTTCGTCATGCAAACAACAAGGTCCATGAAGCATTACACGGTTATTTTGTGATAGCCTATGTACTGGAAGACATGTGTGATTTGAGAgataacaaataaagaaatggagTTAATGTGTGTATTACATGTGAGGaatgtattgaaaaaaactAACGTGTTGCGCGTCGAACGGTTCACGTCTTGCCGTCGTCAATTAATGGGttcagctagctaacgttaccttacAATGGACACCTCCAAAGGCATTAACCCACTTAAACCATGGTCAATTGCTGAGTAACATTTTTTGAAACcgttgttttatattttaatgcGTTTTACAATTGAAAtctaaagttgttttttctaaACAATAACTTTTCCTGTTTACGCCTGAGTTAGACTAATACTTGGAACAATCACCCTCATCCCTTTAGGCACTTATGCAATGCAAACGTTGTTCACTGCTCCATTAAATAGGACGGACCTTAGATACGACTAGCCCGTCTTAGCAACGACATATTTAGAGTCCGCTCAGTTCATTAGAAGATCTTTGGCTCAGCTCATAGAAGCCTTTAGCTCAGCTAAGAGCCAGAAAGCGTTCATAACCTTGTTTACAGTTTGAAATGAGTAAATATAGTTTAAAAGTATGTTTCACGAACAATTATCCGCCATGTGTAAAGTTATTGTCAGCCCCAGCATgaagtagctagctagctagcgatcTGAACAACAAACGGAAGAGGAGCAGTAACTTACTTCTTGCAGCTTGTGTTAGCCCCGTCCAGTTGTGTTAATAGGAATAAACTCAAGCACCACACAGTGTTATAAATAACCATAGCTACAGtctattttagttttcttttaatgtagctCATTGATTTAGATCTATTAACAGTCAGTTTCAACGGAACTCCATTTTATGgacaccagccaatcagaatcgagTATTCACCCAGACCATGGGTACCTAAATAAGGGATAATGTAGACTAGAGCAAGGCGGTCAACAAAAACcttttgttaattaaaaaaattgttaatgTAAAAAGATAGTGGTTCAAAGATCTGGCAAGTGACCATGGTGTAAGAGGGTTAATCCTATTTGAACGAACACCTCGTCGCTTCCTCTACTTTTATAACAAAAGCCCAATATAGTAATTACCCATTACCCATTAATAATGAATGAACAAAAAATCCTGCTTATGATATTCACAACTGTtttgagtgtgtgcgtgcatgtgttgtAGTTGATAATACTTACAGTGGTCCTTTCTCTGGACTGGTGGGCCACACTGAGGGGCTGATGGCTTTCCATACCTGTAAAGAAAGAGTTCTGCTGTAATGACAAATGTAAACCAGCAAAGGGGAGACACTTGCCAGTGCGAATTGGtttttacacacaacacacatgaaCTCCCATAAATGTACTCCGAATAGACTGCCCAAGCGTAAACGTCAAAAGTCACTATTTGGAGAAAATCAGTGATCAGCAAAATCAAAAAACTACGCGTTGAGTgtcatgaaaacattttagtcactCTACATTTTCACACAAGATGACCAACCTTCAACATGCAGCCATTTCAGGTAAACATTTAGCCTACAGTTGCATTTAACAATCAGAAAAATAATGGAAACAGGGTTGCTATAATAATTCATTAAATACCAATAATAATTCACTGAGGCATTAGTGACAAATAGAAATGAATATGTGGCAAAGCAGGAGTAAATACTCaattttttgacaaaattgAACAggcaaaagacaaaataaaaaaagaccatAACACTGTATGTTTGCCAGCTACATTGCACCTGCTTGATTTCTCAAGGAGCCATCAATAGAGAGAGAGCAAAGTCATCAAAATCCCTAAATTGTTCCAGGTTTGACTGTGCTCAGTTAGCAATAAGTTCAGTTTATAAAAAGCCAGAATAAAAAGTAATACAGGGAAGGTTGCAGAGTGTACATTAGAACTTGGCTGCACTCTCTCTATCCACAGCACCGATTCCCGGTGAAGAGTGTTCACCTGTGGCCTTGCGTCTAGCAGAGCCGTGAAGCAGAGCGGGCCTAGGATGTCTGGCTGCTGATTTGGCTACACACTTTCGAGATGGAGAACGACATTGGAGGGCTGAAACCTTATTCAGGTCAGCCCTCCTCACAGCTACAGCAAAGAGGAGAGACAGGATTATACCAATATGCAAACCTCGGTTAAATGTACTGCAGAGAGACAAATCTGTACTTAACAAGTTACACAAGTGACATTGCTATTGGATTTGAATACAGAACCAgaaccttttttcttcttcatctccTCTTTTGGTGGATGGTGGCTGGGTACTTTTCGGGACACTTTAGTCTCAGTGATGCCAGGGTGGCCCCTTCCTCTGCCAGGGGCCCGTTTAGCGGGTCTGTCCACCACAGGTGTGCTAGTAGGACGCTGGACCCGAGGAAGGGCTTCAATTTGCTCAGTCATGATACTTTTGTCATCATCTGCAGTGGAGAGGAATTAAAAGAGAACTAATTCTCCACATTCCTCGCTAGCTGGGAGCTAGCTTAGTACAAAAGACACATTAAGATTTACTATCAAACAAACTTCATGGTGTGAGCTAGTTTTtggtattgaaaataatttaaatacacattaatgtgtcttaaacatgtattttacaagtgattaattgattaattgtacAAGCTCTGGGTACCTTGTGAGTCCATCCAGCCACTGTCTGTATCTAGGATAGAGACGTCCATGGTGGTTTCATCATTAGCTTCCTGACTGGTCTGGTGCAGTACATCAGAGGTCTCTTCCACCTCCTGTTCACCcatcctctcctccccctcatcCTCCATCGTTTTATTCTGTTTCTCTTCACGCACTTCATCAGAACCAACTTCTTCCACTCGCTCCTCTCCTGTAGGGTCTTTCTCTACCACCTCACCGTCGTCTTTAGTCCCTTCATCCctatttatttgtgtatgttCTTCTACTTTATCCTCACCTATCCCATCATTTCTGTCACCTTCATCCAGTTGCTGTGGGAGATCATGGTCGGAGCATAGAGACAAGTGCAAACTGTCCGTCACAGGCTCCCCGTTATCACTGCTTTGCGCACTGTGACTACATTCTTCTGCTCCCGACATGGGATGTTCTTCTACCATCTGATCCCCTACCATTAGCCTCCCCCTAACTAGACTCTCAGGGACTTCAGCTTCTTCAATTACTTCTTGAGGCTCTTCGGCAATCTCAATGTCATCCTCTTCGTCTGCTTCTTCCTCAACTTGTGCTTGAGGTATAATGATGACTGGGGAGGATATTTGTGGCATATGTGGAGCAGACTTATCCAGAGTCACATCCTGTAACTGGATTTGGGCATCTTTCTCATCTAAGGGCATTCCAGTGCTTAAATCCTGAACAACTTTTGGAGTCTCTTGCTTTTCTATTCTTTCTAATCTTGTAGGTGTCCCATTCACACTTTCAATATTCTTGTTACCTTTTTCTGTGCTGTTTTCTAAAGACTGAGATGATGCtggtatgtttgtgtttgtcatttctggttcctctcttctttcttctaaTTCCTTCTGCTCAGATTTCAGTATTTCTTTGTCTAACTCTGTCTGTCTACTATCAATTCTGTCAGACTCTGGATGGTCCTCTGCTTTGACCTCCGGGAGGACATCATTCCCTGGCTTCTCTTTAATGATTTGGGTATCTGTGGGAGTTTCATATGGGGACTTGGGGGGGGTAGGAGTTGGGGGAACCTTGCCTCCAGTTTCCAAAGGAGTGAAAGTAAAGGAACTGTCTTGTGGGCTGGGAGAAGCCTCTCTGGAGGGGTCTTTTTCAATTTCTACTTCAGGAATTGCTTGGATCTTTATGTCACCAGGCAGGCCACTCTCCAAACGAAACTCATTCAGTCTGTCTTTTGTAGAAGTCATCGGGATTCTTAAACGATCAGGTTTCACACTTGTCGGAGCTCTTTCAA
This region includes:
- the LOC116674194 gene encoding microtubule-associated protein 2 isoform X4, producing MADGQQPDEHWASNGQENGENGYSAYSSAYRENGYHGGAAAHPGSTVDDSANLPPSPPPSPSAEQFGPVAQAQPDECISQASCEPSMKEDEPQVASLHEKQLAVERATPERAEVASIEPPLPSMKETEPTDTSSVEQGNQETKDLVEEVTESHLLVESKNKEAKQPLTEESNLKEEDKEGVILPSKSEAPMNESKEKPGVADGNNKECLASGSDITLHKTPVTDIQKGDQRQETVKSSPEPGNGLRATSDISAGHESGAKTYFETSSKSQEQDSSQTQSYYELSTAAEEKLHEETKSIVQKLEEQQEKKARTSSCKMSLEQRSLSLNITVESLAGQTVKGEKSRTLCPISGSFDESEVYPSTPFVQSQHQILPAVSITPTTTESPEDAPTKADTPLPSDKHKCFEHSGSLSEMLDLAGDLPRPSLERRDLDHMRRKSVPANVSALVGSSLAKLALGDQTSRVAEGESQLEEVGYCVFQEYLGPMPSPADVPSPGESPHQLFPSTESEVEEELGATKAEAVQKGTQQQDHKGIIPESSQKIGFEKKDAPVKSTLILERAPTSVKPDRLRIPMTSTKDRLNEFRLESGLPGDIKIQAIPEVEIEKDPSREASPSPQDSSFTFTPLETGGKVPPTPTPPKSPYETPTDTQIIKEKPGNDVLPEVKAEDHPESDRIDSRQTELDKEILKSEQKELEERREEPEMTNTNIPASSQSLENSTEKGNKNIESVNGTPTRLERIEKQETPKVVQDLSTGMPLDEKDAQIQLQDVTLDKSAPHMPQISSPVIIIPQAQVEEEADEEDDIEIAEEPQEVIEEAEVPESLVRGRLMVGDQMVEEHPMSGAEECSHSAQSSDNGEPVTDSLHLSLCSDHDLPQQLDEGDRNDGIGEDKVEEHTQINRDEGTKDDGEVVEKDPTGEERVEEVGSDEVREEKQNKTMEDEGEERMGEQEVEETSDVLHQTSQEANDETTMDVSILDTDSGWMDSQDDDKSIMTEQIEALPRVQRPTSTPVVDRPAKRAPGRGRGHPGITETKVSRKVPSHHPPKEEMKKKKAVRRADLNKVSALQCRSPSRKCVAKSAARHPRPALLHGSARRKATGMESHQPLSVAHQSRERTTSRQRTTSPTRAVLLKMAFQRRGSDHQPPRPGSACSLKRSPLVQAELNEARCSSACSSPSPLSNEWAEKERAYRSPKRSSLPRPAKSLTRHIPAAEQEDSTPSRPTSIQSRGDSRSGRAPGMAGTESARSRSVRSGASTPGSCAVTPGTPPSYACRTPGSRTPGSHTPKSFSILQEKKVAVIRTPPKSPSSAQRQLKVLNQPLPDLKNVKSKIGSTSNLKHQPKGGQVMIPSVKLDFSHVQAKCGSLDKIQHAAGGGNIQIQTKKIDLSHITAKCGSMSNIRHRPGGGHVRIENVKLDFKDKAHAKVGSLGNASHTPGGGNVMIESHKLSFRETAKARVDHGAEIIITHSPGVGTGGTSPHLSSSGSINVLESPQLSTLAQDVTAALAKQGL